In Mucinivorans hirudinis, the DNA window CAAAACCTGTGTATGTGAGAAGTTTTGCAGGAATCACATCCATATTCACATTGGGAGCTTGTTCGACTGTGATATTTGCAACCGCCCCTTCACCCAAACCTGTTGCCCGTGCGGTAATAACACCTTCACGAATAAACTCATATGGGTTCTTTTGAGCTTTGAATACAAAATCTCTGGAGTACTCCACGAATGCTTTGGTATCGGGAGTGACATCCTCGAGCCAGTCTGCCTCGGGAGCTATTTCGACATCAAAAGCTGGACAGTTGGTCGTAACCGTAAGATTAAACTCTTGTTCAAGTCCGTTGATGGAGCGACGAGAGCCCTCGACAAACAAAATTTTCTTCGCCGTACCAAATTGGATAACGCGAAGAGTTTGTTGTAACGAACCGTTTGCCGCACCAATTCGGACTTCCGCTACGCGTTCGTCCATCAAGGAGTTTTCGGCAACAGCTACGGTTAGCTTGCCGGGTGTCCCTGCAACGGGGGTTAGTGTGATCCAGTTTGCACCGTCGGCAACGGTTGCAGACCAGTCCGTCTGATTGGTTGCAATGTCAATCGTGGTTGAGCCTCCTGTGTTCTGAAAACTCACGTTTGGCCTAACGACCAAGGCGGGGTCTTCCGGAGTAGGCTCAGGAAACACGTTAGTCGCCTTCTGACAGCTCGCTAAAACGAGCATAAACAGAGAAAGCAACGCAATTGAGTAGTGTTTTTGTTTCATCTGAAAAAAAATGGTTAATAATTATTTGATGTGTTAGTTTGAGTTCATTAGTTAATAGTTCGGTAACGAAGATGTAAGTATTGTGGTTTTTATGTACCCCCGACTCGTCACCGGGTAGGAACTAAATTGATATATAGATATGTATAGTCGATAGAGTATAATAAAAAAAAACCAACTCCTCACGAACAATCTGCTTATTCAAGAGAGATGGAATGTTGTTTTTTTTACCCCCATAATATTGTGTCATATACAACTCTTTACGATGAAAATTTAGCTGAACTATTGATTATTAAGGTATGGTCGTGCAGTGAAAATGTTTCTGACTTTCTCTCGCTACGGTACTTCGGATATTTTACTACAGTAACTTCTCCTATGATGTAAAGATACTCGTGTGACTAAAATTTATGCTAAGGTAGTTCTTAATTTTTTATTTTGCAATATTTGTGTAAAATAAAACAAATTAATAGTACAATACTATTAATTTGAACTTTGAGCAGCGTACGAATTGCACTGGGAAGTTGCTCTATCATCCGGAGCAATATTTATGCAAAAATACGCCTAATGTTTTAATATACAGCAATGTAACACCGCTAGCGCCCTGAGTGAAGTACATTAGTCATTATATTTAAAAACGTTGATTATAAGACTTATAGGCTGAAATTAGCGAATTGTTAGGTGCAAAAAAAAATATAACTGACTATTTCTATCAATAGTCAGTTATATTTTTAACATTATTATTTGTATGTGGCAGCCTGTGTTTTTTTAATAAAGTAAGTTGCTATATTTAATCACAATGGTTTGTTAAAAAATCTTAGTTCCTGCCACCCGGCGCTTGCCGTAGGTCTCATTATTACAGAAGCAACCCATCTGCCATTCGGATTTGGCGGTCAGAGCTGCTAGCCAAGTCATTATCGTGCGTGACAATAGCAAAAGTCGTTCCAAAACGCTCGCGAATCTCAAAGAAGAGTCTATGCAACTCCTCTTTGGAGTGGCTGTCTAAGTTGCCCGAGGGTTCATCGGCAAAAATAACGCACGGCGAGTTTATCAATGCCCTCGCCACCGCAACGCGCTGCTGCTCACCGCCGGACATCTGAGCCGGCTTATGGGTTGCCCGCTCGGTGAGATTCAACATTTTTAGCAGTTCTCTAGCTCTACCCTCCGCCCTATTATCTCCCGCGATATAGGCAGGTATCAGCACATTTTCCAATGCCGTAAACTCGGGCAGAAGGTGGTGAAACTGAAATACAAAGCCAATTTTTTGGTTGCGAAATCGCGCCAACTCATTGCCTTTAAGCGCCTCGATGCTCACCCCGTCTATCTCTACCGTACCCCGGTCAGCGTCCAAGAGCGTACCCACGATTTGCAGCAGAGTAGTTTTGCCGGCTCCGCTGCGCCCGGTGATGGCAACAATCTCGCCCGGGGCAACAGCAAGGTCTACACCCCGCAGCACCTCAACTGTGCCGAATCGTTTGTGGATATTTCTGGCGATAATCATTATGCGGTTTTTAGGGCGGATAGGTCAGGTGAGGACTATTTTTCTGCTCGTTTGCGGTCGTGCTCGTTCAACAGAATTTTACGCATACGGATATGGTTCGGGGTAACTTCCACATACTCATCCTCCTGAATATACTCCATACACTCCTCCAACGAGAACTCCACCGCCGGAGCAACAACCGATTTATCGTCCGCACCCGATGCACGCATATTGGTGAGCTTCTTGGTCTTACAAATATTGATTGTCATATCCTCCGCCCGCGTATTCTCGCCGATAACTTGTCCGGCGTAAACATCCTCGCCGGGTGATATAAAGAATTTACCTCTATCCTGTAACTTGCTAATTGCGTAGGCAATAGCCATACCCGTCTCCAAGGAAATCAACGAACCGTTTTGGCGATTCTCAATCTCACCCTTGTAGGGTTCGTAGCCCTTGAAGCGGTGCGAGATAATCGCCTCGCCACCTGTTGCCGTCAGCATAGAGGTGCGAAGACCAATCAATCCGCGCGCCGGAATATCGAAGTCTAAGTGCGTCCGCTCGTTACGATGCTCAATGTTGAGCAACATACCCTTGCGACGCGTGACCATCTCGATAGCCTTACCCGCCATCTCTTCAGTTATATCAATGGTCAGATGCTCAATTGGTTCGCAACGTACGCCGTCAATATTCTTGTCCACAACCTTGGGTTGCCCCACCTGCAACTCGTACCCCTCGCGGCGCATAGTCTCAATGAGCACCGAGAGGTGGAGAATACCACGACCAAAGACGCGGAACGAATCTGCCGTCGCTCCGGGTTTTACTTTAAGTGCCAGATTCTTTTCGAGCTCTCTATCCAAACGCTCCTTGAGGTGGCGCGAGGTTACAAATTTTCCGTCGCGTCCGTAAAATGGTGAATCATTGATTGTAAAGAGCATACTCATCGTAGGCTCATCCACGGCAATGGGCGTGAGCGGTTCGGGATTCTCAAAATCGGCGACTGTGTCGCCAATCTCGAAGCCGTCTATACCCACAATCGCACAAATATCTCCACATTGCACCCCATCGACTTTCTGCTTAGCGAGCCCCTCGAATAGCATCAACTCCTTGATTTTACTCTTTTCCAAAGCACCGTCTCTCTTACACAAGGTAATCTGCTGTCCCGCTTTGAGAACCCCACGGCTCAGACGACCAATGGCAATACGCCCCACATAAGGCGAATATTCCAAAGAGGTGATAAGCAACTGTGGAGTACCCTCTACCACGGGCGGCGCCGGAATCTCCTCTATGATGGTATCCAAGAGCGAGATGATGTCTGTGGTTTTCTCCCTCCACTCGCGCGACATCCACCCCTGCTTTGCCGAGCCGTAGACAGTTTTGAAATCGAGCTGTTCTTCGGTGGCATCCAGATTGAACATAAGGTCAAAAACCTGCTCGTTCACCTCGTCTGGGCGGCAATTTTCTTTATCTACCTTGTTGATGACAACAATCGGTTTCTTACCCATCGAAAGTGCCTTCTGAAGTACGAAACGTGTCTGCGGCATCGTCCCCTCGAAGGCATCCACAAGCAGCAACACCCCGTCCGCCATATTCAACACCCGCTCCACTTCACCGCCGAAGTCAACGTGACCCGGCGTGTCAATGATGTTGATTTTGTAATCCTTGTAACGAACCGAAACGTTCTTGGCAAGGATGGTGATGCCTCGTTCGCGCTCTAGGTCGTTGTTGTCCAAAATCAATTCTTCATTTTGTTGAGAATTCTCGCGGATAAGTTTTCCTTGGAGAATCATCTTGTCCACAAGCGTTGTTTTGCCGTGGTCTACGTGTGCAATAATTGCTATATTTCTTATTTTCTGCATAGTTGCTTTTTATTTTAGGTTGCATTGGGCTCTACAAGATTAGGACTTCAATCCCAATCCAACCCACCATATTATTGAATTTACAGTCCCCCGCCGTGCATCATCATAGTTTATGATAATATACTATTTGGTTTCAATGGTGTAGTCGGAAGTGTGGTTTACCCAAGTCCACTCACGGTTAATAATTGTGGAGAGGTTGTCTGTTTGAGAGAAATTATACTTGGTTTGTAGGGGAGATAGTTGCTGATTTTGTATTTTCAGGGGTGTGTTTTCGCCGTAGTCGTCCAACGCCTTCACAAACATAAGGGTAACATCGAAACCACGCAGAGCAAACATATTGGGCAGGATGTCATATGCGCAAACGTAGCGCGAATAGAAGTCTGCGACAGCCTCATTTGTGCGGTCGTGATGATATTTTGTGGGGTATGAGACGTTGAGTTTGAAAAACATTTCTACATTTATGTTATTCAGCCGTCCCCACGCGGGAGTTCCTATAACCTTGATATTGAGGCGTGAAAGCGCATTAATTGAGCTCAGGCGCGAAAGCAATTCCTCAACGGCACTCTCATTGTCGATTGGTGCAATTACCACGTTTTCACGTTCTTTGTCAAAGAGTTCAACGATACTTGCGGTGGGAGTCGAGCGGGAGTAGTTTATCACACGCCCATTGCTCCCCACCATCTTTTGTAGCTCTTGATAGCTTGCCACATCCTTATATTTTGCGTGGTCTATAAGAATCACATTTGCACTGGGATTCGAGACCAATGAACGTACCTTTTCGTATCTCTGTTCTTCGCAGGGGGCAACCTGAAAGGCATAAGGTGATGTTATACCATCCATTAATGCCAACGGAGAGACTGCAATAACCCTGTTTTGAGCTGCGTAGCGGGCTATGCCCTCAAAGTTTTCGGCATAGACAGGTCCGATAATCAGATGCGCACGCTCAATTTCACTACCGGCAATAATATCCTCTATGGCTCTTTGGGTGGATATAAGTGAAATATTGGTGGATATCCCCTCCTCTTTTGCCACTTCAAGGGCAACCAATGCCCCACGATAGAAATCGACAAAGTCACTATTGGAGCCGTTAGCCACCTCCTTCAGCGGCAGTAGCATTGCTATTTCAATTGCCTGCTCACTGCCGGCTGCACGACAGATGCCCGTTGCGATAATCTCAGGCTCTCGGGGCTCTGCCGGATGTTCGACAATTTCATCTTGCTCTTTATGCTCATTGGCAGCCTCTTGCTCTTTTTGAGTCTTACTCAGTGTCCACTTCTCAAATGTTTCCTGAGTTGGGATGAGGAGTACATCACGTACCTGCAAACCGGCTTTTATGCTGTTGTTTTTGTCGATGATTGCCTCCTCGCTAACGTTGTATGCCTTAGCGATGGAGTAGAGCGTCTGTCCGCGCTGAACAGTATGGATGAAATACTGCAACCCACCCGAATTTATCGTCTGCTTGGAGCGTTGAACGACAATTTGCGTCCACGCCACAGAAGTTGCAGTGATAATGAGCACTATAAAGATGTAGATTATTCGTCTCATTTTATCATCGAATTAAGTCTGATTTGAGTGATTACGTTCTTAGTATTTAGTGTGAAATCACCCTCCATCATCCAGTTGTAGTAGCTTGGTTCGGCTTTGAATACCTCCTCCACCGCACGACCCTTGTGTTTGCCGAAATTGAATACGGCGACTCCCTTTTCATTGCGCACGATTCGTCCCGCAAAATCAACGCTGTCGTTCATAGCCGAAAACTTCTCGAGACCTGCCACGTCCGACGGCAAATCCTCGTACCGCTCCAGTTGTCCCAGCAACACCTCGAGCGTTGCGGTAGTGTCGGCTTCTGCCGAGTGTGCATTATCTAAATCGCTACCACAGTAAAACTTATATGCCGCAGCGAGTGTTCTCTGTTCCTTTTTGTGGAATATATTTTGAACGTCGATAAAATGACGCTTCGATAGGTCTATGTCAATCCCCGCTCTCAGAAACTCCTCCACGAGCATCGGCACGTCGAATCGGTTGGAGTTGAAGCCGGCAAAGTCACACCCCTCAACCCACTTAGCCATTGCAGCGGCAAGCTGCTTGAATGTAGGCTCTTGTGCCACATCCTCATCGGTTATGCCGTGTATATCGCTCGCTGCCTTGGGTATAGCCATTTCGGGGTTCACGCGGCGAGTTTTAACCTCGCGCGAGCCGTTGGGGTGGATTTTTATAAAACAGAGTTCAACGATGCGGTCTTTGGATATGTCGATGCCCGTGGTCTCCAAGTCGAAGATAATTAGGGGGCGTGATAATTTTAATCTCATATTATATTTTAGACATAGAAGCTCAACCTGACATTTTCACACCACAAAAGTAGTAATTTGAACCGCTAAAACAAAATAGTGGTGGCATATTAGATTTATATTTACGTGTACTGCCTATTGCTTGTCGGCATAATGTGCTGTTTATAGGTCATTTAAGCCGATATTTGGGGTTATCGTATAATATTCAGCACCCTATACATTATCGATACATTATCAAGACATTATCAAGGGGCGTTCCAATAATTTCAAAATAAACAGCAGCTAATTGTTATAAGTCACCAATATGACCCCCTATCCCACTTGAGTAGAATCCTTAGCAATATTTTGAAAATTTGAAAGAAAATAGTATCTTTGTAACATACTCAAGAAAAACAACATCAAACTAATATGAAAAGAGCCCTTTTGACGGCAGCCTTCGTTCTTTTTGCAGCGATGAGTAGTGCCCAAACCTTCACCGAGTGGAATGACACACAGGTGAATCAAATCAATCGTGCGCCGATGCGTGCAAGTTATTTCGCCTATGAAAACCAGGCGGCAGCTATGCGAGGTATCAAGGAGAATTCCGCAAACTTTATGAGCTTGAACGGTATGTGGAAGTTTCATTGGGTGCGCGACGCGGGCAACCGCCCAACCGATTTTTATAAGACCGATTACAACAGCAAAGGTTGGGACAATATGATGGTTCCGGGAATCTGGGAACTCAACGGCTACGGCGATGCTATTTATATAAACCCGGGTTATGCGTGGAGCTCGGTGGTGCGGACAAAACCAAACGATTCGCCCTCGCAAAACAAGCAGGTGCCGATGCTTAACAACGAAATGCAAAATGTAAGCACGGCGAATGCCCACCCCGGCGAAAATCGCCCTATTGTGTTGCCCACCAACGTTACGGGTGTGCCGATGGTTGAGAACCACGTGGGCTCATATGTGCGCGAGGTTACCGTTCCGGAATCGTGGAAAGGCAAGGAGGTTTATATCCATTTCGGTTCGGTTACATCAAATATTTACCTGTGGGTGAATGGTCAATTTGTTGGTTATTCAGAGGATAGCAAACTGGGAGCGGAGTTCGATTTAACAAGATTCCTCAGAGCGGGCGAGAATAAAATCGCCTTTCAAGTTTTCCGCTGGTGCGATGGCTCGTGGTTGGAAGACCAAGACTTTTGGCGACTCTCGGGCGTGGCGCGAGGTATATATATGTATGCCCGTCCGTCGATACGCTTAGAGGATATTTTCGTTAAAACAATCTTGGACAAAGATTACAAGAACGCAGACCTGACCATCGACGCTTCGATGAGGGGTGCGGGCGCGTCCGTAAAATTCGAGCTGAAACAGGGTGGCAAACTCATAGCCCAGACTACAGCTAAACCCGACAAAGGGGGCAATGTAAAGGTATCAATGGCTATTGAAAATCCTGCAAAGTGGAGCGCAGAAACGCCAAATCTATACAACCTCATTACAACGGTTTACGACAGCAAGGGGCAGCCTACGGAGGTTGTTCCTCAAAAAATAGGTTTCCGTTCGGTGGAAATCAAAAATGCGCAGGTGTTGGTCAATGGCAAGCCGGTGCTCTTCAAAGGTGCTGACCGCCACGAGCTTGACCCTGACGGAGGCTACCACGTGAGCCGCGAACGTATGATTCAAGATATTGAGCTGCTCAAAAAATTCAACTTCAACGCCGTACGCACGTCACACTACCCAAACTCGCCGGAGTGGTACGAACTTTGCGACCAATATGGTATCTACTTGGTGGACGAAGCTAATATCGAGGCACACGGTATGGGATACGGCAAGGAGAATCTTGGCTCAGACGTAAGGTTCGAGAAGGCTCACCTTGAGCGCACATCACGTATGCAACTCAGAGACAAGAACCACCCGTCCATAATTTTCTGGTCGATGGGTAATGAGTCGGGTGACGGGCATAATTTCCGTGAGGCTTACAAGGCTATGAAGGCGTACGACAATACTCGCCCCGTGCAGTATGAACGCGCTCTGTGGGACAGGAATGGTAATGATTATAGCGATATTTGGTGTCCGATGTATGCTCGTTATGAGGATGTGGATGCGTTGGGTCAGTATAGCGAAAAGGATGGTGGACGACGTACGCAAGGTTATATGGAGAATCCGCGCCCTGTTATCCAGTGCGAATATGCACACGCGATGGGCAACTCTTTAGGTGGTTTCAAGGAGTATTGGGATTTGACACGTAAATATCCTAATGTTCAGGGCGGTTTCATCTGGGACTTTGTAGACCAATCGCTCAGAGACTATCGCAATGGAAAGATGATTTACACCTACGGTGGTGACTACGGACGCTATACGGTGGATGATAACAACTTCTGCTCGAATGGCTTGGTGTCGCCCGACCGCGTTCCCAATCCTCATATGTACGAAGCCGGTTACTGGCAACAAAACATCTGGACAACCCCGCTTGACCCAAAAACGGGCAAGCTGGAAATATATAATGAAAACTTCTTTACCGACCTCTCGAATGTCCGTATGAAGTGGCAATTAGTTCACACGGGAAAAGTTATCGAAGAGGGAGTTATCGAAAATATCAAGGTTGAGCCTCAGGGTAAAACCGTTGTTGATTTGAACTATGTATTGCCTTGCGGCAACTGTTCTGACCAAGGGCGCACGTGTGGTCAAGAGATGCTTCTCAATGTTGAGTACACCCTCAAAAAACAGGACGGCATTCTGCCCGCCGGACACCGTGCCGCATATCAACAAAATATAATTCAGCCATATACAGCTTATGCTGCTGAAGTGACAAAGGCGGAAGGTGCACTTGGCATTCGTCCGAACACTCGCGCTGTGTGGGTGGTGGGTGAGAATTTCACTGCTATATTTGACCGCTCGAGTGGACTTTTGACAGACTATATTGTGGACGGTAAATCGATGATGGAAGCCGGTTACTCGCTTCGCCCCTCGTTCTGGCGTGCGGGTACGGATAACGACTTCGGTGCAAACTTGCAAAAACGTTACCGTCTCTGGTTCGAGCCTAAGATGAAGACCGAAAAGGTCGAAACTTTCGAGAAGGACGGAAACGTAATTGTTGAAACTCAATTCGATTTACCGGAACTATTTGCAAAACTAAACATAAGCTACACAATCAATCCCAAGGGTGAAATAGGCGTGAAACAGAATCTGACCACGGAAAAGGGAAAGGAGAATATGCCGAATCTATTCCGCTATGGTATGGAGATTACGATGCCCGGAATCTATGATATTTTCAACTTCTACGGTCGTGGACCCCAAGAGAACTACATAGACCGCAATGGTGCAACACCAATCGGACTCTACAACCAGAAAGTATCGGAGCAGTACTACCCATACATTCGCCCGCAGGAGAGTGGTAATAAGACAGATATTCGTTGGGCAAAGGTTCTTTCGCTCGCCGGCAATGGCTTGGAGTTCCGTTCGGACAAAGCATTCGAGATGTCAGCGCTTCCGTATTTGACCGAAGACCTTGACAGCGGCTTGGATAAATCGCCTCACGCCCATTCCGGAGAACTTACCCCACGCAATCTTACCAACGTCCATATCGATGCTGCTCAGATGGGGCTTGGTTGTGAGGACTCTTGGGGTGCTTTGCCACGTCCCGAATATATGCTACCTTATGGCGACTACCAATTTAACTTTGTGATTCGTCCGGTGGTTAGGAATAGATAATTTTTTTTGGGGAATCGGGAATTCAATTCTCGATTCCCCGACTCTAAAAATATGTACGATTATATCAAAGGGACGCTTGTCTCGCTAACACCTACCAATGCCGTAGTGGAAACCTGCGGCGTTGGTTATTTTCTAAATATCTCGCTGCAAACTTTCTCGGAGATAGAGGGCGCATCTGATGTCAAACTTTTTGTGCATCAATATATTGTTCAGAATGATGCGCCACTTTTCTACGGCTTTGCTACAACGGCGGAGCGGGAAATGTTTCGACTGTTGATTTCCGTCTCGGGCATCGGTGCGAATACGGCACGGGTGATGCTCTCATCGTTTTCGACTGCCGAATTGGCGGTGGCATTGGCTACAGGAAACGTTGCAGCAATAAAGAGTGTCAAAGGGATAGGGGTGAAGACTGCCGAAAGGGCAATCGTTGAATTGAAGGGTAAGGTTGTTAATTTCTCGGCGGAAGAGCCTACAAATCAGCAATTTGTTCCGGCTGATAAATCTACTTCTATTAGTGAAGCCACGGAGGCACTCTTGGTTCTCGGATTCGCCAAGGCGAATGTCGAGAAGGTTTGTCGCGCAATATTCAGTGAGAAACCATCTGCATCGTCCGAAGAGATAATCCGCACGGCACTAGGACGTTTGTAGACCCTTCGCCAAGCTGGCGGGCACTGCTTGTACAATACCCGCCAGCTATTAATCGGAACAAAATAGTGATTAATAAGCCTTAAGCACCTCAACGACTGCTCCTGTGAGTGCCATTAATTCGCCATCTGCAATTATGTAGGGAGGCATCACGTAAACCAACCTCCCGAAAGGTCGTACCCATACGCCCCGCTCCACAAACATCCGTTGAATGCGCTCCAACTCCACGGGCTGCCGCATCTCCACCACTCCGATGGCACCCAATACCCGAACATCGGCTACGTTCTCCAAAACACGGGCAGGAGCTAAGCCTATTTCTAATTGATTTTCGATCTCTCTTATCCTCTGCAGGGGGCAATTCTCAATGAGTAACCCGAGCGAAGCATCCGCAACTGCACACGCCAACGGATTTGCCATAAAGGTAGGCCCGTGCATAAATGCCCCCTCGATTCCGTGCGCCACGCGGTGGTTTGCAATGGTTGCCGCGAGGGTCATATATCCGCCCGTGAGTGCCTTTCCTATACATATAATATCGGGAGTAACTCCTGCCCATTCACAAGCAAACATCTTTCCGGTACGCCCAAAACCTGTTGCTATCTCATCGAAAATCAGCAATAAACCACACTCATTGCAAATTTTTCTCAATTCAATAAGATACTTGGGGTCATAGAACCTCATCCCTCCCGCACCCTGCACAATGGGCTCGACAATTACTGCCGCAACCTCTTTGTGGTGTGCCTCTATTGCCGTTCTCATCGGCTCGAATCCCTTAACTGAAAATTCTTGCGAGAAAGTGGGCACAAAAATTTGGGGCGTAAGCGCTCCACTCCAGAGCGAGTGCATTCCGCCCTCGGGGTCGCAAACTGACATTGCATTCCACGTATCTCCGTGATAACCACTGCGGATAGTTACGAACTTCTTTCGCCGAGGTTCACCCCGAGAGTGCCAATATTGCATCGCCATCTTCATTGCTACCTCCACGGCAATCGAGCCGCTGTCTGCATAAAAAATATACTCCAACCCTGCGGGTAGCAGTTGCAGAAGTTTCTTTCCCAGAGATATTGCCGGTTCGTGGGTCAATCCGCCAAACATAACGTGTGACATTTTGTTACACTGCTCTATAAGAGCCTCATTGAGAGCGGGGTGGTTATATCCGTGCACAGCTGCCCACCACGAGCTCATTCCGTCAATCAGTTCGCGTCCATCTTCTAATTTAAGTCGCACTCCATTAGCACTCACAACCTTATAGCAGGGTAATGGGCAAACCATCGAGGTGTATGGATGCCAAAGGTGGTTTTTATCGAAAGTCATAGTAAATATTGAGAAGGAATTAGGAGACTATCTGCTTTACAATTAACAACACTCCGTTATAAATATGCTTAATTTATTGGTCTTCGGTCAAATACCCCAATTATTGACGCGGGGTGATAGGAACTAAAGAAAAAAGACTACCTGTGGCAAAAGGCAGCAACAAGAACTACGGCTTAAAACTGAAAAAGGCTCAAAATTTATCCTTTGAGCCTTTTTCAGTTTTTTGCGTTTAACGGAATTTCTCCACTCAATAATTACAATCCCCGCACCTGCTTCTCCCACGCCCAAGCCGAAGCCAGCGTGTCGCTGAGTTCGCGCTCTGCCTTCCAACCAAGTTCGGTATTCGCCAAGTCCGTACTCGCCCATATCTTCTCAACATCTCCTGCCCGGCGAGCCACAATCTTATAGTTTAGTTTCAAGTTATTAACCTTTTCGAACTCGCGAATCAACTCCAATACAGACACACCATTACCGGTACCCACATTGAAAATCTCGTACTGCTCCTTATTCTTCTTCTCCACCAATCGGCGTACAGCCGCAACGTGAGCCCTGGCCAAGTCCACAACATCAATATAGTCGCGCAATGCCGAACCGTCCGGCGTATCATAGTCGTCTCCAAAAACCGACAAACATTCACGAACACCGGCAGCGGTCTGTGTCACAAATGGCACAAGATTATTGGGCACGCCCTTGGGCAACTCGCCAATGAGCGCACTCGGGTGAGCACCAATAGGATTGAAATAACGCAATGCAATAGCATTGAGAAAACTGTAAGCCTTAGTACAATCCTCTATAATATCTTCGCTCACCTGCTTTGTGTAACCATATGGTGAGTTGGCACGTTGGCGAGGGGTAGCCTCTGTGGCGGGCAGTTCGTCGGGCTGTCCGTAAACAGTCGCCGAAGATGAGAAGACTATATTTTCGACATTATACTCCTTCATCAACTCCAAGACTGTGACCAACGAACCGAGGTTATTCTGATAGTACATCAACGGTTCAACCACCGACTCTCCGACAGCCTTGAATGCTGCAAAGTGGATGAGGGAGTTAAACTCATACTTATCGAATAGTTCGCGGCGCATTGCATCCTTATCGCAGCAATCAACATTGATAAAGGTCATTTTACGACCAAGAATTTTTTCTACACCCTCCACCCCCGAAATATCGGAGTTCGACAAGTTATCCGCAATAATCACATCGTAGCCGGCATTGACCAGCTCAACCGTAGTATGTGTGCCGATAAACCCGGCACCTCCGGTTACTACAACCCTTTTTTCTCTTGACATCTCTTATTGATTAATTTTATACCTTTATTTATTGTTCGATTCAGAAAGAATAGCAATGAAAGAATAATGAAGACATCCAAGCCCACTACTATATTAATATTGAGCATAAAATACTGGCTAAGCACAAGATTAAATAAGGCA includes these proteins:
- a CDS encoding Lipoprotein releasing system ATP-binding protein LolD, with the protein product MIIARNIHKRFGTVEVLRGVDLAVAPGEIVAITGRSGAGKTTLLQIVGTLLDADRGTVEIDGVSIEALKGNELARFRNQKIGFVFQFHHLLPEFTALENVLIPAYIAGDNRAEGRARELLKMLNLTERATHKPAQMSGGEQQRVAVARALINSPCVIFADEPSGNLDSHSKEELHRLFFEIRERFGTTFAIVTHDNDLASSSDRQIRMADGLLL
- a CDS encoding GTP-binding protein TypA/BipA gives rise to the protein MQKIRNIAIIAHVDHGKTTLVDKMILQGKLIRENSQQNEELILDNNDLERERGITILAKNVSVRYKDYKINIIDTPGHVDFGGEVERVLNMADGVLLLVDAFEGTMPQTRFVLQKALSMGKKPIVVINKVDKENCRPDEVNEQVFDLMFNLDATEEQLDFKTVYGSAKQGWMSREWREKTTDIISLLDTIIEEIPAPPVVEGTPQLLITSLEYSPYVGRIAIGRLSRGVLKAGQQITLCKRDGALEKSKIKELMLFEGLAKQKVDGVQCGDICAIVGIDGFEIGDTVADFENPEPLTPIAVDEPTMSMLFTINDSPFYGRDGKFVTSRHLKERLDRELEKNLALKVKPGATADSFRVFGRGILHLSVLIETMRREGYELQVGQPKVVDKNIDGVRCEPIEHLTIDITEEMAGKAIEMVTRRKGMLLNIEHRNERTHLDFDIPARGLIGLRTSMLTATGGEAIISHRFKGYEPYKGEIENRQNGSLISLETGMAIAYAISKLQDRGKFFISPGEDVYAGQVIGENTRAEDMTINICKTKKLTNMRASGADDKSVVAPAVEFSLEECMEYIQEDEYVEVTPNHIRMRKILLNEHDRKRAEK
- a CDS encoding LysM-repeat containing protein, whose protein sequence is MAWTQIVVQRSKQTINSGGLQYFIHTVQRGQTLYSIAKAYNVSEEAIIDKNNSIKAGLQVRDVLLIPTQETFEKWTLSKTQKEQEAANEHKEQDEIVEHPAEPREPEIIATGICRAAGSEQAIEIAMLLPLKEVANGSNSDFVDFYRGALVALEVAKEEGISTNISLISTQRAIEDIIAGSEIERAHLIIGPVYAENFEGIARYAAQNRVIAVSPLALMDGITSPYAFQVAPCEEQRYEKVRSLVSNPSANVILIDHAKYKDVASYQELQKMVGSNGRVINYSRSTPTASIVELFDKERENVVIAPIDNESAVEELLSRLSSINALSRLNIKVIGTPAWGRLNNINVEMFFKLNVSYPTKYHHDRTNEAVADFYSRYVCAYDILPNMFALRGFDVTLMFVKALDDYGENTPLKIQNQQLSPLQTKYNFSQTDNLSTIINREWTWVNHTSDYTIETK
- a CDS encoding DNA Pol III Epsilon Chain; this encodes MRLKLSRPLIIFDLETTGIDISKDRIVELCFIKIHPNGSREVKTRRVNPEMAIPKAASDIHGITDEDVAQEPTFKQLAAAMAKWVEGCDFAGFNSNRFDVPMLVEEFLRAGIDIDLSKRHFIDVQNIFHKKEQRTLAAAYKFYCGSDLDNAHSAEADTTATLEVLLGQLERYEDLPSDVAGLEKFSAMNDSVDFAGRIVRNEKGVAVFNFGKHKGRAVEEVFKAEPSYYNWMMEGDFTLNTKNVITQIRLNSMIK